The window AGCCCTGCGACAACCCCAGCGTCTGCCACAGCGTGGCAGACGGCTCGGCGCGGTTGAGGGTATAGAAGTGAATGCCGGGCACGCCGCCATCCAACAAGCGCCGGCACAGCGTCAGGGTTACGTCCAGCCCAAAGGCGCGCAGGCTGCCCAGATCATCGCCGAA of the Immundisolibacter sp. genome contains:
- a CDS encoding methylenetetrahydrofolate reductase; protein product: MGSLRAFGLDVTLTLCRRLLDGGVPGIHFYTLNRAEPSATLWQTLGLSQG